CGGGCCGCGACCAGGAACGGGAAGCGATGTTCGAGGCACTGGAGACACGCCGCCGTCAGATCGAGGGCGGCCTTCGGGAGATCGAGGGGTGCTCTGCCCGGCAAGTCCCGGTCACAGACGCCGTGGAGTTGCTGGCCTCCTTCTGGGCCGGTGAAGCAGTGGCATACGGAACGACGGACGACGTCGTTGCACACCAGCCGCTTCTCGGAGGTGGTACGGATGTCTAACTCGACTCACGAGGAACCTGATACCGAACAGACGACAGAGGAACCCGTTTCAGAACCAGCCGACAGCGCTGAGAGCGCAACTTCCGAGGCGACCGGGGAGACTGACGTGGGAGCTGACTCCGAAGCACCCATCGAGAATGGACAGGAGTCGACTGCCGACGATACGGTCGAGAACACAGACGAGTCGGGAACGACCGTCTCCTACGACTCGGACGACACCACTCTGTCGACGCCCGCGTCGAAACACGGGACGATCGTCGGCCCGTCGGCCCTCGAGAAAGAGCCTGGATTCGTCAGGACGGGGCAGGACTGGACCCAGACCTTCTGGGTCGGTGAGTTCCCGGATGCGCCGATGAACGGACTCTTCGAGAAACTCTACTCGACGTCGGAAACCCGGACCACCGACATTTCGCTCCACCTCGATCCCCGGGACACGACGAAGACGCTCGACTCGCTGGAGAACCAACTCGAAGATCTCGAAGCCGAATACGAATACCTCGCGGAGAAACAGCGTGCGAGCGCCCGCGGCGTCCAGAAGGACCTCGAAGACCACCGGGAACTCTACGACGTCCTTCGGAACACGCCAATGCGGGCCTTCGACGTCTCGATGTATCTCACCGCTCGGGGCGATCAACAGGAGAGCCTCGACAGCAAGGTGGTCAGACAGACTGCCCGGCAGGCACCGGCGAACCTGACGCCAGTGACACCCCGCTGGTCACAGGACGATGCCCTCGTCTCGACCAGCCCGATCGGCGTCGACAAACTGAACGAATCGATGGACACCCGGACGCCGATGCTCGCCGGGGCGCTCGGGGCGATGTTCCCCTTCGTTTCCGGTGCGTTCGCCGAGCACGGCATCGAGTATGGGACCTACGCGATCAACGAGAGCCCGCTCATCCTGGATCGATTCAACCGACAGACGGGCTACTGTATGATGGTTATCGGCCAGCTCGGAGCCGGGAAGTCCTTCTCAACGAAACTCCAGTTGCTCCGACGGGCGATGTTCGACCCCGACACGATGTTGATCATGCTCGACCCGATGGAAGGGTTCGCCGGCGTCAACGAGGCGCTCGGCGGCGAGCGGATCACCGTCGGCGGAACGCGGGGACTGAACCCCCTGGACATCCAGGAGACCCCATCCGAGGTCCGGCAACAGGTCGCGGATCTGGATCCCTGGGCCGAGCAGATCAGCTGGGTGCTCACGTTCTTCGAGACGTTCTTTGCGAACGTCGCCAACAACCCGCTCGACAACCGGAAGCAGACACTCCGACGGGCGGTGCAGGAAGCCTACGAACGACAGGGGATCACGCGCGATCCGGCAACCCACGGCAACGAATCGCCGACGGTTCGGGATGTCATCGCAGTCCTCGAGGACATGCTCGATCAGCCCGCGGAGTTCGGGTATCCAACACCGGGCGAACAGGAGCGCGTGCAGGCCGACGTCCAATCGCTACTGACGGATCTGCGGCCATCGTTCCGTCCCGATGGCGACCTCGCCAACCTCGCGGAGCAGACGGAGTTCGATCTCGATTCGAAGGTCGTCTATCTGGACCTCCATCAGGAGGAGGGCGTCCGCGGCCGGACGGAGACGAGTCTGATGATGTCGGTGTTGTTCAATGCCGTCTACGAGCGAGCCAAACAGACGGACAAGCGCGTCCTGTTCGTCGTCGACGAGGCCCACTACCTGATGAACGACACGACGTCACTGGAATTTCTGGAGATGGCGGTCAGACACAGCCGGCACTACGACCTCTCGCTCCATTTCATCACCCAGACCGGCGGTGAGTTCACACTGACGCCGGAGGCACAGACGATCGCGAATCTCTGTTCGATGACGCTGATTCACCGGGTGAACGAGGAAGCCGAGAAACTGGCGGAGTGGTTTGGACTGAGCGAGCGCGAAGTGAACTGGGTTCGGACAGCGAAGGCCGGGAACGATGACGATGGCTTCTCGGAGGCCTTGCTGGGGATCGACGAGGAAGGGTGGTTCCCGCTGCGGGTGCGGGCGAGTGACTTTGAATCGGATGTCTTGGACAGTTCAGGTTTCTGAACAAGGAATATAACGGTTTTATAATTCTTTCTCTCACTGTCCAATCAATCCGGATGATGAACTCTCATGTCGAGTCTTAGTTTGGCCGACAGCTGCTAGAAAAATAGTGCGAGATACCAGGAATCCATCGGGCACACAGGTCCGACTATCGAGTAGTTCAGTGAACCGTTCTCTTTATTTGTGAATAGGGTACCGAAGACGCATCAACTACCGCGTAAAAAGAGGCTGACCAGCTTGGGATAGTGTTTCTCTGCTGTTTTATCCCCTGTCAGGACCGGCGGGGATTCAATCGCTGGTTGTCTGGGTAAAATTAACCCTCAATTTGGGGTTCGACGATAACTAACACTCACGAACCTGTGTGCTAATAATGGTTGTGCTAGAAGAACAATTGGACCAAAAGAGTTATTAAATTGTAATGTAAATTTAGAAATGGAGTTTGAGTGAGATGAAAAGAAGGAATTTCATTCAGGCAACCGGTGGAACAGCTTTGCTCCCGGTCGCACTGTCTGGCATAGCTACAGCTAGCACTCCAGAAAGTGTGGATGTCGGGAAGAACATCATCGCCGAACTTAGCCTAGATCACTCTAGAACTGACGAAAGTGCTGAGGCAGACCTGTTTAATCACCCCCCGATCATTACTGAACAGGGTGTTTATCTTCCTGATTATGGGGATCTGGATGTAAATATAGATGATCAGAACATAATGTTGTTCTCTGAAGGGGGTGCTGTATCTCAACTGGGTAATCAGGGAATAGTGCCAGCGATCGAGAAACACAGCCAAATCAGAATACCAAAATCACCAGGTAATGCCCCAACTCACAGTATTCCAGAAGTCGCGGTCGAGAAAAGAGGCGAAGATCTAGAATTGTTGACTCCCAATGGCCGTACTATGATACCAAAGGGTTCCAAAAAAGAGGTTCCTTTCTCTTCCCTTGACCACACACTGAACATTAAAAATCTCGGTGAAAAGAAAATATGGGGTGATTCTCAACGAAGATTATTCCCATTAATTAGAGAATATGATGAAATGTTTAAAAGAGTACAACAAAGGGCAAATGAAAAAGGGGTTTCAGTTGGTGAGGTATTGTCAACGGACACAATTGAACGGTCAGTGATTAGAATCCCTGAAATTAGGGCCATTGCTATCGAGGAGACTAAAAAACAGTATGAGATGACAAACGTGGTCTCTACTGAGAAAAATGTCAAAACAGCATCTGCCACTGGCAGTGTCGGAGGGGGTGAACGATAATGGCTCAAACTACGGTGGGATTCATAACTACGGAGCACGCCTCATCGAACAGGGACCCCAGCGCGCATGCTGACTATGTCCTGGATAAGTGGGCTACAGACATTCAGGATGGAAGTCGCAATTATTCCCTTGGAGTGAATTCTTGGGATGATAGAACTGCTGAATTGAATAATCCAGATGGAACAGATGATGCATTAGAACAATTGAAAAACGATTCAACTGTTCAGAATATAATTAATGAAACCCCGGTATGGGACGCAGTAGTCGTTATTGATGATCGCGACTATCAATTTGCTGTAGGTGGTGAAGTTACTGAGATCGGATGTGCTGGACCATGGAATGGCGAAGATGCAATTGCATACATGACTGCTGATGGCGAGAAAATTCACACCGCTCATGAAGTCGGCCATCTGCATAATGCTCGTCACGGCGATGCTGAAAATTGGGGATGGTGGGAGTTTACGATCATGGCGCAAACAAATGTTCAAACCTGTAACAACAACGACCTCCAATTAACTCGAAAAGGTAGGTTCAGCGGTTGTGCCACAAACAAGATCAGAGACTACATTGATAATCAAATGTAGGTAAAACATATATCATTTGATCATTTTAGTATTATTTATTGGGCGGCAAAAGGTTTATGAACGGGCGGAAATAAATCCATATCATGAAATACCTAAAAACGCCGGATAAAATTCTTTTAATGGGCGGTGTAATTTTAACGATAGGTATCGGTCTATATGGTGGGGTTGCGAATCAGGACCTTGTTGGTGGTGTCCTCATTCAATTAGGTGTAGTTCTATCCCTGGTAGCAATCATAGCCATGATTATGCATAGTATATACCGCCCATCTTTCGGACTTTCTCTGTTAATGTCTTTCTGTATCGCACTGATTACAGCACTGATAAGCGCTACACCATATTTTGGTACTGCAGTCAACCCCATGGATATTGGCAGTTCAACTTGGATACTTATCTCTGGGGGAATTGGACTGGCATTTTCACTGGGGATCGCGAATCGAGGCTTCTATCACTGGGTTGCCTCTACTCTGATTACTGGAATATATTTGTTAATTGGGTATAGATTATATAAATCATTCTCAGAGTTACCAATCCTAAACGCTGCCAGCGATATTTACTCCACACTTTTCGTAATGAGTGTTGGTATCTTGTGTTCTATACCAGTATACCAACTCGGCAACAAACTAGCTAATATCAAGTCCGAAGACAAAGATCATATTTCAATCGTATATGTGACTTCATTGGTGGGCGGGTTCCATTTGCTAACTTTATTTATTGCTGTTATAAACCATGCTCCTCCGTTCCAATTCGGAGTCTGGATATTCCTACTCCTATTGCTATCACCGATATTGTATATTTGCTTGCAAGGTATGAAAACCTGGAGAATAAGAGCTTCAAATGTCTAATGTATTGGTATCATTCATTTTCCGCGGTTGCTGGGAAAGCAAATCACCGGGCCGGCTCATCGATGAAACCGGCGTCCCCGAAGTGCTCGCGCACGCGACCGAAGTCGCGCCGCTCGCCGGGCGTCATCGACGGCTCGCGGACCTCGTAGGCGAACCCGTCGGGGCGTTCGCGGATCGTCGCGACCACACCCGGATGAATCTCCCGCTGGTCGCACACCTCTGGGGCGTACCAGGCGTCGGGATTGTCCGGCGGGACCGGC
This Halorientalis sp. IM1011 DNA region includes the following protein-coding sequences:
- a CDS encoding VirB4 family type IV secretion system protein; this encodes MSNSTHEEPDTEQTTEEPVSEPADSAESATSEATGETDVGADSEAPIENGQESTADDTVENTDESGTTVSYDSDDTTLSTPASKHGTIVGPSALEKEPGFVRTGQDWTQTFWVGEFPDAPMNGLFEKLYSTSETRTTDISLHLDPRDTTKTLDSLENQLEDLEAEYEYLAEKQRASARGVQKDLEDHRELYDVLRNTPMRAFDVSMYLTARGDQQESLDSKVVRQTARQAPANLTPVTPRWSQDDALVSTSPIGVDKLNESMDTRTPMLAGALGAMFPFVSGAFAEHGIEYGTYAINESPLILDRFNRQTGYCMMVIGQLGAGKSFSTKLQLLRRAMFDPDTMLIMLDPMEGFAGVNEALGGERITVGGTRGLNPLDIQETPSEVRQQVADLDPWAEQISWVLTFFETFFANVANNPLDNRKQTLRRAVQEAYERQGITRDPATHGNESPTVRDVIAVLEDMLDQPAEFGYPTPGEQERVQADVQSLLTDLRPSFRPDGDLANLAEQTEFDLDSKVVYLDLHQEEGVRGRTETSLMMSVLFNAVYERAKQTDKRVLFVVDEAHYLMNDTTSLEFLEMAVRHSRHYDLSLHFITQTGGEFTLTPEAQTIANLCSMTLIHRVNEEAEKLAEWFGLSEREVNWVRTAKAGNDDDGFSEALLGIDEEGWFPLRVRASDFESDVLDSSGF